From the Lathyrus oleraceus cultivar Zhongwan6 chromosome 4, CAAS_Psat_ZW6_1.0, whole genome shotgun sequence genome, one window contains:
- the LOC127136916 gene encoding proline-rich receptor-like protein kinase PERK10, giving the protein MLNETTSSSSSSPSSPPYYILSSDNEPSDPQSPTQAQLQARALASKQPSQTEPEPEPEVTSPPPEQQNPPPSDQPQTPTPEQQTNPPPEQPIHSPSDHQPNPQPEQTTPSPSDIPPSPTYDAIITPTQNPDETNPTSPPSPSSSPEPEIAFPIL; this is encoded by the coding sequence ATGCTGAACGAAACCAcctcatcatcatcttcctcaccTTCTTCCCCACCATATTATATTCTCTCATCAGACAACGAACCCTCTGACCCTCAATCCCCCACTCAAGCTCAACTTCAGGCACGTGCTCTGGCCTCAAAGCAGCCATCACAAactgaacctgaacctgaacctgaagtcaccTCCCCACCCCCTGAACAACAAAATCCACCTCCATCTGATCAACCTCAAACACCAACTCCTGAACAACAAACTAATCCACCTCCTGAACAACCAATACACTCACCATCTGACCATCAACCAAATCCACAACCTGAACAAACAACACCATCTCCCTCTGATATTCCCCCATCACCAACCTATGATGCCATCATCACTCCTACTCAAAATCCAGATGAAACCAATCCAACTTCACCACCCTCCCCATCCTCTAGCCCTGAACCAGAAATTGCCTTCCCCATATTATAA